ACTTGGCGTACATATCAATGAGGGCTGTCATGTTAACTACATCAAACACAATTCCACGCCGTAACAAATGGGCATGAAcactctttcctttcttcagagATCCCAAATGGGCACAAGCATGGATCAAACCAACAAGAGTGAAAGAATTTGCAGCAATTCCCTCCTCTTGCATCTGGCTAAATAATTTCAGTGCATCCTCCGCATGGCCATTTTGTGCCAGTCCAACCAACAATGCTGTCCAAGAGATCACATTCCTCTCCTTCATCCCGTTAAAAACAAAAGTTGCTTGTTTTAAAGCACCACATTTAGCATACAGATCGACAACTGCAGTCGACACAATGAGATTCAATTGAAAGCCTCTTCTAAAAGCACAACCATGAAGGATTTTCCCACCTTTCAGACAAGCTAGCTGAGCACAGATCTGAAAGAGACTAAGAATTGTAGCTGAGTCAAATACAATGCCATTCAATGTGAATAGATGGAAGAGCTCAAATGAttcaaaaattaatttattCTGCACATACCCTGAAAGCATGGCATTCCATGAAACCAAAGTCCTTGAGGACATTCTATCAAAGACCCGCCGAGCACTTTCAGTGTCACCAATTTTACCATACATATCAACCAAAGAGGTAAGAACCAAAACATCACCATTTAACCCCAATCCAATCACAAATGAATGAATGCATTTCCCAAgttctaaattttttattcctCCACACACCTGGATCAAGTTTGAGATAGTTACTGCAGTTGGTAAAATCCCAGAAACCCACATCTtgaaaaacaaatctaaagCCTTATCTAGGCAATCCAACTGCAAATATCCTCCAATCATTGAATTCCAACAAACAACATCTTTATGGGGCATTTCGTCGAACACCCTTCGAGCTTCCTCAATGTTGCCAAGTTTCACCAAGAAGCTTATCGCCGAACTCCCAAAGAACCGATTATTCACCAGACCATCATTCACTGCGTCTTCCATTATTTTATTACCCATTTCAAAATCCAACAAGCTGGTGCATGCCTTGAGTGCCAAAGTAGAGGTGCAACCATTGGTTTTTAAACCACGGGATATTATCATCCGATACAATTCAAGGGTCTCCATGGAAAGCTCATTTTTAAGATACCCACTCATCATGGCATTACATAGGAAGACCGTCGGGTTACATATTTGATCGAAGACTTTGCGGGCATCGCTCAAAGTACCGAAATTGGAATACGTATTAACAAGTCTGGTGGCAACAAATTCATCTGAGGAAAGAGAGTTGATAACGATCTGGGCGTGGAGCTCTTTAAGAGATAAAAGAGTTATGGAGGATTCACGCAAACGAGATAGTAGTAGGTGCATGATGGGTAGCGATTGATTGAGTctaaacttgaacttgaacagGGTATCTTCATTTACAGATGGGAAAGTGGTGGAGAAGGGCAATGAAGAGGCGGGTATC
This Macadamia integrifolia cultivar HAES 741 chromosome 10, SCU_Mint_v3, whole genome shotgun sequence DNA region includes the following protein-coding sequences:
- the LOC122090861 gene encoding pentatricopeptide repeat-containing protein At4g33990-like isoform X2; translated protein: MPYACSFLHTYRFLISKPKKIQKIPASSLPFSTTFPSVNEDTLFKFKFRLNQSLPIMHLLLSRLRESSITLLSLKELHAQIVINSLSSDEFVATRLVNTYSNFGTLSDARKVFDQICNPTVFLCNAMMSGYLKNELSMETLELYRMIISRGLKTNGCTSTLALKACTSLLDFEMGNKIMEDAVNDGLVNNRFFGSSAISFLVKLGNIEEARRVFDEMPHKDVVCWNSMIGGYLQLDCLDKALDLFFKMWVSGILPTAVTISNLIQVCGGIKNLELGKCIHSFVIGLGLNGDVLVLTSLVDMYGKIGDTESARRVFDRMSSRTLVSWNAMLSGLFQICAQLACLKGGKILHGCAFRRGFQLNLIVSTAVVDLYAKCGALKQATFVFNGMKERNVISWTALLVGLAQNGHAEDALKLFSQMQEEGIAANSFTLVGLIHACAHLGSLKKGKSVHAHLLRRGIVFDVVNMTALIDMYAKCGTIDSAERLFNNGCIPNDVVLWNSMINGYGIHGNGYQAIRVFNQMKEEGVQPNETTFISLLSACSHSGMVREGMHLFQIMSTDHGISPREKHYACLVDLLSRAGCLEEAEDLVKQMPFEPGNLVLQSLLSGCRTHKNIAIGIRTADKLLSLDAMNPGIYIVLSNIYAEGGRWSEVDYVRDLMRKKGLRKTPGYSLTEIGNRVHAFFAGDDSHPYWPEIYRMLENLRIQLESLGYMPDTSCVLRDIDEQVKVKLLWGHSERLAIAFALINTPAGSLIRITKNLRVCNDCHTVTKYISKIVRRGIIVRDANRFHHFVDGRCSCGDYW
- the LOC122090861 gene encoding pentatricopeptide repeat-containing protein At3g12770-like isoform X1, producing the protein MPYACSFLHTYRFLISKPKKIQKIPASSLPFSTTFPSVNEDTLFKFKFRLNQSLPIMHLLLSRLRESSITLLSLKELHAQIVINSLSSDEFVATRLVNTYSNFGTLSDARKVFDQICNPTVFLCNAMMSGYLKNELSMETLELYRMIISRGLKTNGCTSTLALKACTSLLDFEMGNKIMEDAVNDGLVNNRFFGSSAISFLVKLGNIEEARRVFDEMPHKDVVCWNSMIGGYLQLDCLDKALDLFFKMWVSGILPTAVTISNLIQVCGGIKNLELGKCIHSFVIGLGLNGDVLVLTSLVDMYGKIGDTESARRVFDRMSSRTLVSWNAMLSGYVQNKLIFESFELFHLFTLNGIVFDSATILSLFQICAQLACLKGGKILHGCAFRRGFQLNLIVSTAVVDLYAKCGALKQATFVFNGMKERNVISWTALLVGLAQNGHAEDALKLFSQMQEEGIAANSFTLVGLIHACAHLGSLKKGKSVHAHLLRRGIVFDVVNMTALIDMYAKCGTIDSAERLFNNGCIPNDVVLWNSMINGYGIHGNGYQAIRVFNQMKEEGVQPNETTFISLLSACSHSGMVREGMHLFQIMSTDHGISPREKHYACLVDLLSRAGCLEEAEDLVKQMPFEPGNLVLQSLLSGCRTHKNIAIGIRTADKLLSLDAMNPGIYIVLSNIYAEGGRWSEVDYVRDLMRKKGLRKTPGYSLTEIGNRVHAFFAGDDSHPYWPEIYRMLENLRIQLESLGYMPDTSCVLRDIDEQVKVKLLWGHSERLAIAFALINTPAGSLIRITKNLRVCNDCHTVTKYISKIVRRGIIVRDANRFHHFVDGRCSCGDYW